The following coding sequences are from one Oncorhynchus kisutch isolate 150728-3 linkage group LG23, Okis_V2, whole genome shotgun sequence window:
- the LOC116356596 gene encoding heat shock protein 30-like codes for MLCSRGFQSSLSPLMDFYWPVRSLWPEVRPLLSQRDLLQRNLLEVKSSLDLMAKLQQHIFEELDNVPSSLTIQPVSYKLDKEGESFALTLDAKDFSPEELSVKQVGRKLKVSGKTEKKLDDGEGSYSYRCQEFRQELYLPEGVNPETVTCSLAHDGKLHIQAPKNPLSGEEEVAERVVPINCSLDVETPQFLSKTEGSITDTQKKQEKGVSHED; via the coding sequence ATGCTGTGTTCCCGAGGATTCCAGTCTTCCCTCAGCCCATTGATGGACTTCTACTGGCCTGTGCGCAGTCTATGGCCAGAGGTCCGACCTCTTCTCAGCCAGCGGGATCTACTGCAGAGAAACCTGCTAGAAGTCAAGAGCAGTCTGGATCTGATGGCAAAACTCCAGCAGCACATCTTTGAAGAGTTGGACAATGTCCCATCCTCTTTGACCATCCAACCAGTCTCCTACAAGctggataaagagggagagagctttGCCCTGACACTGGACGCTAAAGACTTTTCCCCAGAGGAGCTGTCTGTCAAGCAGGTGGGCAGGAAGCTGAAAGTCAGTGGGAAAACAGAGAAGAAGCTAGATGATGGGGAAGGCTCCTACTCTTACAGATGCCAAGAGTTCAGACAAGAGTTATATCTGCCTGAAGGGGTGAATCCTGAGACAGTCACCTGTTCCCTGGCACATGATGGGAAGCTCCACATTCAGGCACCAAAGAATCCATTATCTGGTGAGGAGGAGGTGGCAGAGAGAGTGGTTCCCATCAACTGTAGCCTGGATGTGGAAACCCCACAATTCCTGTCAAAGACAGAGGGAAGCATCACCGACACACAGAAGAAACAAGAGAAAGGTGTTTCACATGAAGACTGA
- the LOC116356595 gene encoding heat shock protein 30, translating to MLCSRGFQSSLSPLMDFYWPVRSLWPEVRPLLSQRDLLQRNLLEVKSSLDLMAKLQQHIFEELDNVPSSLTIQPVSYKLDKEGESFALTLDAKDFSPEELSVKQVGRKLKVSGKTEKKLDDGEGSYSYRCQEFRQELYLPEGVNPETVTCSLAHDGKLHIQAPKNPLSGEEEVAERVVPINCSLDVETPQFLTKTEGSITDTQKKQENSVSHED from the coding sequence ATGCTGTGTTCCCGAGGATTCCAGTCTTCCCTCAGCCCATTGATGGACTTCTACTGGCCTGTGCGCAGTCTATGGCCAGAGGTCCGACCTCTTCTCAGCCAGCGGGATCTACTGCAGAGAAACCTGCTAGAAGTCAAGAGCAGTCTGGATCTGATGGCAAAACTCCAGCAGCACATCTTTGAAGAGTTGGACAATGTCCCATCCTCTTTGACCATCCAACCAGTCTCCTACAAGctggataaagagggagagagctttGCCCTGACACTGGACGCTAAAGACTTTTCCCCAGAGGAGCTGTCTGTCAAGCAGGTGGGCAGGAAGCTGAAAGTCAGTGGGAAAACAGAGAAGAAGCTAGATGATGGGGAAGGCTCCTACTCTTATAGATGCCAAGAGTTCAGACAAGAGTTATATCTGCCTGAAGGGGTGAATCCTGAGACAGTCACCTGTTCCCTGGCACATGATGGGAAGCTCCACATTCAGGCACCAAAGAATCCATTATCTGGTGAGGAGGAGGTGGCAGAGAGAGTGGTTCCCATCAACTGTAGCCTGGATGTGGAAACCCCACAATTCCTGACAAAGACAGAGGGAAGCATCACCGACACACAGAAGAAACAAGAGAACAGCGTTTCACATGAAGACTGA
- the LOC116356599 gene encoding heat shock protein 30, with translation MLCSRGFQSSLSPLMDFYWPVRSLWPEVRPLLSQRDLLQRNLLEVKSSLDLMAKLQQHIFEELDNVPSSLTIQPVSYKLDKEGESFALTLDAKDFSPEELSVKQVGRKLKVSGKTEKKLDDGEGSYSYRCQEFRQELYLPEGVNPETVTCSLAHDGKLHIQAPKNPLSGEEEVAERVVPINCSLDVETPQFLTKTEGSITDTQKKQENSVSHED, from the coding sequence ATGCTGTGTTCCCGAGGATTCCAGTCTTCCCTCAGCCCATTGATGGACTTCTACTGGCCTGTGCGCAGTCTATGGCCAGAGGTCCGACCTCTTCTCAGCCAGCGGGATCTACTGCAGAGAAACCTGCTAGAAGTCAAGAGCAGTCTGGATCTGATGGCAAAACTCCAGCAGCACATCTTTGAAGAGTTGGACAATGTCCCATCCTCTTTGACCATCCAACCAGTCTCCTACAAGctggataaagagggagagagctttGCCCTGACACTGGACGCTAAAGACTTTTCCCCAGAGGAGCTGTCTGTCAAGCAGGTGGGCAGGAAGCTGAAAGTCAGTGGGAAAACAGAGAAGAAGCTAGATGATGGGGAAGGCTCCTACTCTTACAGATGCCAAGAGTTCAGACAAGAGTTATATCTGCCTGAAGGGGTGAATCCTGAGACAGTCACCTGTTCCCTGGCACATGATGGGAAGCTCCACATTCAGGCACCAAAGAATCCATTATCTGGTGAGGAGGAGGTGGCAGAGAGAGTGGTTCCCATCAACTGTAGCCTGGATGTGGAAACCCCACAATTCCTGACAAAAACAGAGGGAAGCATCACCGACACACAGAAGAAACAAGAGAACAGCGTTTCACATGAAGACTGA
- the LOC109868188 gene encoding heat shock protein 30-like, with product MLCSRGFQSSLSPLMDFYWPVRSLWPEVRPLLSQRDLLQRNLLEVKSSLDLMAKLQQHIFEELDNVPSSLTIQPVSYKLDKEGESFALTLDAKDFSPEELSVKQVGRKLKVSGKTEKKLDDGEGSYSYRCQEFRQELYLPEGVNPETVTCSLAHDGKLHIQAPKNPLSGEEEVAERVVPINCSLAVETPQFLSKTEGSITDTQKKQENSVSHED from the coding sequence ATGCTGTGTTCCCGAGGATTCCAGTCTTCCCTCAGCCCATTGATGGACTTCTACTGGCCTGTGCGCAGTCTATGGCCAGAGGTCCGACCTCTTCTCAGCCAGCGGGATCTACTGCAGAGAAACCTGCTAGAAGTCAAGAGCAGTCTGGATCTGATGGCAAAACTCCAGCAGCACATCTTTGAAGAGTTGGACAATGTCCCATCCTCTTTGACCATCCAACCAGTCTCCTACAAGctggataaagagggagagagctttGCCCTGACACTGGACGCTAAAGACTTTTCCCCAGAGGAGCTGTCTGTCAAGCAGGTGGGCAGGAAGCTGAAAGTCAGTGGGAAAACAGAGAAGAAGCTAGATGATGGGGAAGGCTCCTACTCTTACAGATGCCAAGAGTTCAGACAAGAGTTATATCTGCCTGAAGGGGTGAATCCTGAGACAGTCACCTGTTCCCTGGCACATGATGGGAAGCTCCACATTCAGGCACCAAAGAATCCATTATCTGGTGAGGAGGAGGTGGCAGAGAGAGTGGTTCCCATCAACTGTAGCCTGGCTGTGGAAACCCCACAATTCCTGTCAAAGACAGAGGGAAGCATCACCGACACACAGAAGAAACAAGAGAACAGCGTTTCACATGAGGACTGA
- the LOC109868776 gene encoding heat shock protein beta-11, translating to MLCPSMMQSSLNPMSPMGPFMDFHWPVRSLWPETRPLFFQMEQEMMRNMQEMRHNMEYMQRLHQKIFEDIDGPLSLTDFKPIAFQMGKENNRFALTLDTKDFSPADLSVKQVGRKLRVSGKTEKKQDDGKGSFSYRCQEFKQEFDLPEGVNPETVTCSLNDGQLQIQAPKVAAVTESNERVVPITCSSAVTSPGAATESTAVEAEPKKD from the coding sequence ATGCTTTGCCCCAGCATGATGCAGTCTTCCCTCAACCCAATGAGCCCAATGGGCCCCTTCATGGACTTCCACTGGCCCGTCCGCAGCCTCTGGCCAGAGACCCGGCCTCTCTTCTTCCAGATGGAGCAGGAAATGATGCGAAACATGCAGGAGATGAGGCACAATATGGAATATATGCAACGACTCCACCAAAAGATTTTCGAAGACATTGATGGCCCATTATCTTTAACTGACTTCAAGCCCATTGCTTTCCAGATGGGGAAAGAAAACAACCGCTTTGCCCTGACACTGGACACTAAAGACTTTTCTCCAGCGGATCTGTCTGTCAAGCAGGTGGGCAGGAAGCTGAGAGTCAGTGGGAAGACGGAGAAGAAGCAGGACGACGGGAAAGGCTCCTTCTCTTACAGATGCCAGGAGTTTAAACAGGAGTTTGACTTGCCTGAAGGGGTGAATCCTGAGACAGTCACCTGCTCTTTGAATGATGGACAGCTACAGATTCAGGCACCAAAAGTGGCTGCTGTGACGGAAAGCAATGAGAGAGTGGTTCCTATCACTTGTTCATCAGCAGTAACATCACCCGGGGCTGCCACTGAGAGCACTGCTGTGGAGGCAGAGCCCAAGAAGGACTGA